One genomic segment of Sparus aurata chromosome 24, fSpaAur1.1, whole genome shotgun sequence includes these proteins:
- the LOC115576635 gene encoding gastrula zinc finger protein XlCGF26.1-like — MSKVQTLRVFMKQRLTAAAEEIFELFERTIAEYEEELCRHRKLLDAVLQPQVQLHRADVQLLLVSEEKVPEQQDRSSSLDQEEPPEPPHIKEEQQKEISQEEDDVIKFTFTPVPVKSEEDDEEEPQSSQLHQRRTEHMEAADEEDCGGPEPDLHPDTHDMTLDLSELENNDSEDLKSSLNLNDISGPNAGEKSYSCSDCGKQFTLNSNLRTHMRIHTGEKPFSCSFCSKRFTQKVTLKQHLALHTGEKRYSCSTCGDRFTWHYQLKNHQCVGRQSSQLQQRQTENRDTEHLKTDGEDCGGAEPARNLNPDNNLPPATHDKTFSEPENNNICEWEETRLSLNPQNNDVPVSDVECNFEKTSVLSECSTSSDHKGGRQKHDGVQTGVKPFSCSVCGKRFSRKKSLMAHVRLHSEGKCFSCSVCKKTFQRRADVVRHMKIHTGERPFSCAVCGTRFARKETLGEHMRIHTGEKPFCCSVCGRGFTTDSNLTRHVRVHTGEKPFTCSVCKASFSDRSNFSKHMRIHTREKLPNCSACGKIFGGRGILRQHSTVHMGENV; from the exons atgtctaaagtccaaacgctgagagtttttatgaagcagcgactaactgcggctgctgaagagatattcgagctgtttgaaagaacgatagcagagtacgaggaggaactgtgtcgacACCGGAAACTACTGGACGCTGTTTTACAGCCTCAGGTCCAGTTACACAGAGCAG ACGTCCAGCTGCTGTTGGTGAGTGAAGAAAAGGTTCCTGAGCAGCAGGACcggagctccagtctggaccaggaggAACCACCAGAGCCGCCccacattaaagaggaacagcAGAAGGAGATCagtcaggaggaggatgatgtcatcaagtTCACGTTCACTCCTGTCCCTGTGAAGagtgaagaagatgatgaagaggaacctcagtcctcacagcttcatcaacGACGAACTGAACACATGGAAGCAGCTGATGAagaggactgtggaggaccagaaccagaTTTACATCCAGACACTCATGACATGACTCTAGATTTATCTGAACTTGAGAACAATGACAGTGAGGATTTAAAGTCGAGTTTAAACCTGAACGATATCAGTGGACCTAACGCTGGTGAGAAATCATACAGCTGCTCTGACTGTGGGAAACAATTCACCCTGAACTCAAACCTGAGAACGCACATGAGAATTCACACgggagagaaaccattcagttgCTCGTTCTGCAGTAAAAGGTTTACACAGAAGGTAACTCTGAAGCAACACCTGGCTCTGCACACGGGGGAGAAACGCTACAGCTGCAGCACTTGTGGCGACAGATTCACGTGGCATTATCAACTCAAAAACCACCAATGTGTCGGCCGTCAGTCGTCACAGCTTCAGCAGAGACAAACTGAGAACAGAGATACAGAGCATCTAAAAACTGATGGGGAGGACTGTGGAGGAGCAGAACCAGCCAGGAACTTGAATCCAGATAATAATCTACCACCAGCTACTCATGACAAGACTTTCTCTGAGCCTGAGAATAATAACATCTGTGAGTGGGAGGAGACCAGGTTGAGTTTAAACCCTCAGAACAACGACGTGCCTGTAAGTGATGTTGAAtgtaattttgaaaaaacatcagttcTCTCTGAGTGTTCTACAAGCTCTGACCACAAAGGAGGTCGGCAGAAACACGATGGAGTCCAAACGGGAGTGAAACCATTTAGTTGCTCAgtttgtggtaaaagattctCCCGGAAGAAATCCTTAATGGCTCACGTGAGACTTCATTCAGAAGGAAAATGTTTCAGCTGCTCGGTTTGTAAAAAGACCTTTCAGCGGAGAGCAGATGTTGTGAGGCACATGAAGATCCACACGGGGGAGAGACCCTTCAGCTGCGCCGTCTGCGGCACTCGCTTTGCACGGAAGGAAACTCTCGGCGAGCACATGAGGATCCACACCGGGGAGAAACCCTTCTGTTGTTCCGTCTGTGGCAGAGGATTCACAACAGACTCAAATCTGACCCGACACGTCAGAGTTCACACGGGAGAAAAACCTTTCACGTGCTCCGTTTGTAAAGCGAGTTTCAGCGACAGAAGCAACTTCTCCAAACACATGAGAATTCACACCCGGGAGAAACTACCAAACTGCTCAGCTTGTGGTAAAATATTTGGAGGAAGGGGAATTCTACGACAACACTCAACTGTCCACATGGGAGAGAACGTTTAG
- the LOC115576664 gene encoding oocyte zinc finger protein XlCOF26-like, which produces MSNTVLDAVLKPEHQILTADVQQLSVSKEEDPPEQQEWSSGLDHEDPPELPHIKEEQEELWTNQEEADVINVTVKSEEHDEESSQLHQRQTEQVETADGDDCEGPEPDGNFDPESRLQPETDSEPDSYHSCDCESREPQSGLKSLQNNEVPVGEVDCNSGTASVSSECSSGSDHRGDQQKHNRVQTGAKEFSCSVCGKKYPRKKSLTTHMRIHSEEKCFSCSVCKKKFQWRAHVVMHMRIHTGEKPFCCHVCGKSFTQSSALTSHERVHTGEKPFTCSVCKASFNVKSTLSQHMRMHTGEKPFTCSFCDKTFAHKGTLTRHLNVHTAEKPFSCSVCGKKFAQKGTLRRHLTVHTGEKRFICGVCDKRFSQLSFLKKHKCVVESSRSK; this is translated from the exons ATGTCCAACACAGTTCTGGACGCGGTTCTGAAGCCTGAGCATCAGATACTCACAGCAG ACGTCCAGCAGCTGTCAGTGAGTAAAGAAGAGGAtcctcctgagcagcaggagtggagctCCGGGCTGGACCATGAGGACCCGCCAGAGCtgccacacattaaagaggaacaggaggaactctggaccaATCAGGAGGAGGCTGATGTCATCAACGTCACTGTGAAGAGTGAAGAACATGATGAAGagtcctcacagcttcatcagagacaaactgaacaggtggaaacagctGATGGAGACGACTGTGAAGGACCAGAACCAGACGGGAACTTTGATCCAGAGAGTCGTTTACAACCTGAGACCGACTCTGAACCTGATTCTTATCACAGTTGTGATTGTGAGTCCAGGGAACCGCAGTCAGGTTTAAAGTCTCTGCAGAACAATGAAGTACCTGTAGGTGAAGTGGATTGTAATTCTGGGACAGCATCAGTTAGCTCTGAGTGTAGTTCTGGGTCGGACCACAGGGGAGATCAGCAGAAACACAACCGAGTCCAAACAGGAGCGAAAGAATTTAGCTGCTCAGTTTGTGGTAAAAAATACCCTCGGAAGAAATCTTTGACGACTCACATGAGAATTCACTCTGAAGAAAAATGTTTCAGCTGCTCAGTTTGTAAGAAGAAATTCCAGTGGAGAGCTCATGTTGTGATGCACATGAGGATCCACACCGGAGAGAAACCCTTCTGTTGTCACGTCTGCGGTAAAAGCTTCACACAGAGCTCAGCCCTGACTTCACACGAAAGAGTTCACAcgggagagaaaccgttcacaTGCTCAGTGTGTAAAGCCAGTTTCAACGTCAAAAGCACTTTGTCCCAGCACATGAGGATGCACACGGGGGAGAAACCATTCACTTGTTCATTTTGTGATAAAACCTTTGCACACAAGGGAACTCTGACACGACACTTGAATGTCCACACGGCAGAGAAACccttcagttgttcagtttgCGGTAAGAAATTTGCTCAGAAGGGAACTCTGAGGCGACACTTGAccgtccacacaggagagaagagattcatttgtggtgtttgtgataaAAGATTCAGTCAGCTCTcgtttctgaaaaaacacaagtgcGTCGTCGAGAGCAGCAGAAGTAAATGA